A DNA window from uncultured Methanoregula sp. contains the following coding sequences:
- a CDS encoding acyltransferase: MIEYGLNEVGENARIFEPVTLGFPSRENMDKTGFTGSIIGKNATLRSGTIIYCDVIIGDDFQTGHNVMIREKTRIGNHVAIGTSTVIDGKVTIGNNVSIQSMVYIPTDTRIGNHVFIGPNTVLTNDRYPPSYGRMEGPLIKDRAAIGANATILPGVCIGEGALVAAGSVVTRDVPDRMLAIGSPAKMRDLPAPVAER; encoded by the coding sequence ATGATAGAATACGGGCTGAATGAAGTCGGAGAAAATGCCAGGATATTCGAACCTGTTACGCTTGGTTTTCCATCCCGCGAGAACATGGATAAGACAGGATTTACAGGTTCAATCATAGGAAAAAATGCAACCCTGCGATCCGGCACGATAATCTACTGCGATGTGATTATCGGGGACGATTTCCAGACAGGGCATAATGTGATGATCCGGGAAAAGACAAGAATTGGAAACCATGTTGCCATTGGCACATCAACAGTGATAGATGGGAAAGTCACTATTGGGAACAACGTCAGCATCCAGAGCATGGTCTATATTCCTACAGACACCCGGATAGGGAACCATGTATTTATCGGGCCCAATACTGTTTTAACAAACGACCGATATCCGCCCTCCTACGGGCGGATGGAAGGGCCGTTGATCAAAGACCGGGCCGCAATCGGTGCCAATGCCACGATCCTCCCGGGGGTCTGTATTGGGGAGGGTGCGCTTGTCGCTGCCGGATCGGTCGTGACAAGAGATGTTCCGGACAGGATGCTTGCCATTGGATCTCCTGCAAAAATGCGGGATCTTCCGGCACCAGTGGCAGAACGCTGA
- a CDS encoding glycosyltransferase, translated as MKILLVSTQDYIHHPVLSRHHNIFEILAQRHDVHVAHFHVSRCAPRPTLLTVDETTLIPIQSPLLHYTLNTPYHYYAFNRLLKKEKFDVIVAAHVLAGSAVIHAAKKHNVPVIFDLKDWFPDSAAAYFKNRFLQDAVRKSVWAITKRNLENCDIITTVSPSLVEKLRQLGFSADLITNGVDTEFFKPADGSPVRKELGIANGDFVIGFCGSIERWYALDEMIRALPSLIRSRPDTRLLIVGGSLFTDYEQELKDLVETLGVSDHVIFTGLKPYTELPRYIASMDACTIPLAPPQWGDIALPNKYFEYSACGKPIVMRPMPDVEKIGGPNLFVYRTQEEYLAHIRALMDHPTSFSINTEKNSWNEKARQFEEIFNRIG; from the coding sequence ATGAAGATTCTCCTCGTATCAACTCAGGATTATATCCATCACCCGGTCCTGTCACGACACCATAACATCTTCGAGATCCTGGCACAACGGCATGACGTTCACGTGGCACATTTTCATGTCAGCAGATGTGCTCCCCGGCCCACCCTATTGACGGTGGACGAAACCACTTTGATCCCTATACAGAGCCCCCTGTTACATTATACGCTCAACACACCCTATCATTACTACGCCTTCAACCGGCTCTTAAAAAAAGAGAAGTTCGATGTAATCGTTGCTGCACATGTCCTCGCAGGCTCGGCCGTTATTCATGCAGCAAAAAAACATAACGTTCCTGTCATATTCGATCTCAAGGACTGGTTTCCCGACTCCGCCGCAGCGTATTTTAAAAACCGGTTTCTTCAGGATGCGGTACGGAAGAGTGTCTGGGCAATTACCAAACGTAATCTTGAGAACTGTGATATAATTACAACAGTTTCCCCCTCGCTTGTAGAAAAACTCAGGCAACTGGGATTCTCAGCAGATTTGATTACGAACGGGGTAGATACCGAATTTTTCAAACCCGCTGACGGGAGCCCTGTTCGGAAAGAGCTGGGGATAGCAAACGGAGATTTTGTCATCGGATTCTGCGGGAGCATCGAGCGATGGTATGCACTTGACGAGATGATCCGTGCTCTGCCAAGCCTTATCCGGTCCCGTCCGGATACCCGGCTTCTCATTGTCGGAGGATCCCTGTTTACCGATTATGAGCAGGAACTGAAGGATCTGGTTGAAACACTTGGCGTATCAGACCATGTTATTTTTACCGGACTCAAGCCATATACGGAACTCCCCCGCTATATCGCATCCATGGATGCCTGCACGATTCCACTTGCTCCGCCACAATGGGGCGATATTGCCCTCCCCAACAAATACTTCGAATATTCTGCCTGCGGCAAACCGATTGTTATGCGGCCGATGCCCGACGTTGAGAAGATCGGAGGGCCAAACCTGTTTGTATACAGGACGCAGGAGGAATATCTCGCCCATATCAGGGCACTTATGGATCACCCCACCTCATTTTCAATAAATACGGAAAAAAACAGCTGGAACGAGAAAGCACGGCAGTTTGAGGAAATATTCAACCGCATTGGGTAG
- a CDS encoding oligosaccharyl transferase, archaeosortase A system-associated encodes MVFLDLQKHRKYLIFGLVAIFSFFALWLRLIPMLSMGNTDVLMMVASDDPLYNLRQVELIMANFPNYAWFDPMSLYPGGSTIYWGPLFPTIIAACCILTGASTRPEIISLGLIIPPLMGAATVAIMYYIGKCCGDWKTGLLASGFTAIVTGQFYYRSLYGYMDHHIAEVLFSTIFCLIYLYAILSEKDNKIDLKNIHTYKKTLLLSGLAGITYILGLLVMPTMILFAMIVGAFTLVQFVIDHLRGRTSEYLLIINSVVFLVAIAGLLLFGFKSTGMDLSTYSIGHVYAYISLIAGTVFLYILSGALKTKERYYFPAIIIGCAALFTLLLYVFIPQLYTLLVYDIFAFFGQAPITETVQEARGWSTALAWNTFNFGILLMLGGIIVMAYNNFRDEHPEQVFVLVWSLVMLFSTWQHVRYEYYLAINVALLSAACMSFVIARGEREFRHMVEIRPQDTVASDSRDSEKESPARGKKKKNISKKETSSHHTNYPAVCLFIVGVLLSLLFVYSSVSLSYVSASQDPMRMNPDWRESLDWMANNTPDTGVNYLKIYDSKTFQFPTQAYGVMSWWDYGHLITYIAKRIPNSNPFQQGVAGPTGSAAFFMSTSEDTANKILDQDGTRYVITDAEMDTGKFWAMATWYNSTEGSRPYQITLLTPNGQNPDSYDSFMLNEKPYYHTMVSKLHNLDGSLTKPSTVYYVEYANPTISGSSLPVMTKADSTNSTDAIFRAEQYNLKAPAGYQAQALNPSLTNPIDEVPALRHYRLVHESPTNVLNSKVADVKYVKVFEYVKGAHIKGEGIIEVPIVTNTGRNFTYRQASINGEFVVPYSTTGNPYDVKTTGKYQIAGSTRQYDVSEAAVMQGLTIQ; translated from the coding sequence ATGGTATTTCTTGATCTTCAAAAACACCGAAAGTACCTGATTTTCGGTCTTGTCGCAATCTTTTCATTTTTTGCTCTCTGGCTTCGCCTGATTCCCATGCTTTCCATGGGGAACACGGATGTCCTGATGATGGTGGCAAGCGACGATCCGCTCTACAACCTCCGCCAGGTGGAGTTGATCATGGCGAATTTCCCCAATTATGCCTGGTTTGATCCCATGAGCCTCTATCCTGGCGGGTCGACTATCTACTGGGGTCCGCTCTTTCCCACGATCATTGCCGCATGCTGCATCCTGACCGGGGCCTCAACCCGCCCTGAGATCATCAGTCTCGGGCTCATTATTCCGCCCCTCATGGGTGCCGCTACCGTTGCCATCATGTATTATATCGGCAAGTGCTGCGGGGACTGGAAAACAGGGCTCCTCGCATCAGGTTTCACAGCGATTGTAACAGGACAGTTCTATTACCGGTCCCTTTACGGGTACATGGATCACCATATCGCAGAGGTCCTTTTTTCCACGATCTTCTGCCTTATCTACCTGTATGCAATCCTATCCGAGAAAGATAATAAAATTGACCTGAAAAATATTCACACCTACAAAAAAACCCTCCTCTTATCGGGCCTTGCCGGGATAACTTACATTCTCGGGCTGCTGGTCATGCCAACAATGATTCTCTTCGCGATGATAGTTGGGGCATTCACATTGGTGCAGTTTGTTATCGACCATTTACGCGGCCGGACAAGCGAATATCTTCTCATCATCAACAGCGTGGTTTTCCTTGTAGCAATTGCAGGTCTGCTTCTCTTTGGATTCAAGTCAACAGGCATGGACCTGTCCACCTATTCAATCGGACACGTTTATGCTTATATCAGTCTTATTGCAGGAACGGTCTTTTTATACATTCTTTCAGGAGCGCTAAAGACAAAAGAGCGGTATTATTTCCCGGCAATTATTATCGGCTGTGCAGCGCTTTTTACGCTACTGCTCTATGTTTTCATCCCGCAACTCTATACACTCCTTGTCTATGATATATTCGCATTCTTCGGACAGGCACCAATAACCGAAACGGTCCAGGAGGCCCGGGGATGGTCGACAGCACTTGCGTGGAATACGTTCAACTTCGGCATTCTCCTTATGCTGGGCGGGATCATTGTCATGGCCTATAACAACTTCCGTGACGAGCACCCGGAACAGGTCTTCGTACTGGTCTGGTCACTCGTCATGCTCTTCTCCACATGGCAGCATGTCCGGTACGAGTACTACCTTGCCATCAATGTAGCCCTCCTGTCAGCTGCATGCATGAGCTTCGTGATTGCCCGCGGAGAGAGGGAGTTCCGCCATATGGTGGAGATTCGGCCGCAGGATACTGTTGCATCTGACAGCAGGGATTCAGAAAAGGAAAGTCCTGCTCGGGGTAAAAAGAAGAAAAATATCTCAAAAAAAGAGACGTCATCTCACCACACAAATTATCCGGCAGTATGCCTGTTCATCGTGGGAGTGCTCTTAAGCCTGCTCTTTGTATATTCATCAGTCTCCCTCAGTTACGTGAGCGCTTCTCAGGATCCGATGCGGATGAATCCGGACTGGCGTGAATCCCTTGACTGGATGGCAAACAATACACCGGATACGGGAGTGAACTACCTCAAGATATATGATTCGAAGACATTCCAGTTCCCAACCCAGGCATACGGTGTCATGTCCTGGTGGGACTACGGTCACCTGATAACGTACATTGCCAAACGGATTCCCAATTCGAACCCGTTCCAGCAGGGAGTTGCCGGGCCCACGGGATCAGCGGCATTTTTCATGTCTACTTCGGAAGACACTGCAAACAAGATCCTGGATCAGGACGGCACCCGGTATGTCATCACCGATGCAGAGATGGATACGGGTAAGTTCTGGGCAATGGCCACATGGTATAACTCGACAGAGGGTAGCAGGCCCTACCAGATTACTCTCCTGACGCCAAACGGTCAGAATCCTGATAGTTACGATTCGTTCATGCTCAATGAAAAGCCGTACTACCATACCATGGTCTCGAAGCTGCACAACTTAGACGGATCCCTCACAAAACCCTCGACCGTGTATTATGTTGAGTACGCAAACCCGACGATCAGCGGCTCGTCACTGCCGGTCATGACCAAAGCCGATTCCACAAATTCAACCGACGCAATTTTCAGGGCTGAACAGTATAATCTCAAAGCACCGGCAGGATATCAGGCACAGGCACTGAACCCGTCGCTTACCAATCCTATCGATGAAGTTCCGGCTCTCCGCCACTATCGCCTTGTCCATGAATCCCCGACAAACGTCCTCAATTCAAAGGTTGCCGATGTGAAGTACGTCAAGGTCTTCGAGTATGTCAAAGGAGCCCATATCAAAGGCGAGGGGATCATCGAGGTCCCAATTGTTACCAATACCGGTCGGAATTTTACCTATCGCCAGGCAAGTATCAACGGTGAGTTCGTTGTCCCGTATTCGACAACAGGTAATCCCTATGACGTGAAAACAACCGGAAAATACCAGATTGCAGGATCCACCCGCCAGTATGATGTGTCGGAAGCTGCTGTCATGCAGGGCCTGACAATCCAGTAA
- a CDS encoding DUF2098 domain-containing protein, translating to MLAEEITLGMKVRYPRTGTTGKVLHLEQVRGVMFAELDSTNLLYRIDQLIPATGTEKRTASIQVDAKKIIENEREFAAGSGLQEALKNIDQSCEGGG from the coding sequence ATGTTAGCTGAAGAGATTACCCTCGGGATGAAAGTCCGCTACCCCCGCACCGGGACAACCGGTAAGGTTCTCCATCTTGAACAGGTCCGGGGTGTGATGTTTGCTGAACTGGACAGCACAAATCTTCTCTACCGGATCGATCAGCTCATTCCCGCAACCGGGACTGAAAAGAGAACAGCATCGATTCAGGTGGATGCAAAAAAAATTATTGAAAACGAAAGAGAGTTCGCTGCCGGGAGCGGACTTCAGGAAGCCCTCAAAAATATCGACCAGAGCTGTGAAGGCGGGGGATAA
- a CDS encoding translation initiation factor IF-2 subunit gamma, with protein MHDVTVPSVNIGVVGHVDHGKTTLVNALTGTWTDRHSEEVKRGISIRLGYADATFYRCDSCEGTEAFSTNQTCPKCSSSGTPFRSISFVDAPGHETLMATMLSGSALMDGAMLVIAASEKCPQPQTKEHLMALELVGIKNIVIVQSKIDVVSQKEAVDNYHEIKAFVKGTIAENAPIIPVSSQKGINMGALVQALDQVIPEPKRDPDAEPVMLIARSFDVNKPGCNWKDVKGGVVGGSLIRGILRADDKIEIRPGRQTQVENRIKWVPIKTTITTINAGSKVVETATPGGLLGVGTKLDPALTKSDALAGQVLGHEGKLPPVWDKIRCSVTLMERVVGATSELVIEPLKHSEPLMLSVGTAVTVGVVTNTKKDYVEIALKRPVCAEVGSRIAMSRQVGARWRLIGMGVLGE; from the coding sequence TTGCATGATGTGACAGTTCCCAGTGTCAATATCGGTGTCGTGGGTCATGTCGACCATGGCAAGACCACGCTCGTCAACGCACTCACCGGGACATGGACTGACCGGCACAGTGAGGAAGTGAAGCGGGGCATTTCCATCCGGCTTGGGTATGCGGACGCAACGTTTTACCGGTGCGATTCCTGCGAAGGGACCGAGGCATTTTCAACAAACCAGACCTGTCCGAAATGCAGCAGCAGCGGAACACCGTTCCGTTCCATATCATTTGTTGATGCACCGGGGCATGAGACGCTGATGGCAACGATGTTATCGGGATCAGCCCTGATGGACGGGGCAATGCTGGTGATTGCCGCAAGCGAGAAATGCCCGCAGCCGCAGACAAAAGAGCACCTGATGGCGCTCGAGCTCGTAGGTATCAAGAACATCGTGATCGTCCAGAGTAAGATCGATGTGGTCAGCCAGAAAGAGGCTGTCGACAATTATCACGAGATCAAGGCGTTTGTCAAAGGCACGATAGCCGAGAACGCCCCTATCATTCCCGTCTCATCTCAGAAGGGGATCAATATGGGGGCACTTGTCCAGGCACTGGATCAGGTCATTCCTGAACCAAAACGGGATCCTGATGCCGAGCCGGTAATGCTTATCGCACGCTCGTTCGATGTCAATAAGCCGGGCTGCAACTGGAAGGATGTCAAAGGCGGCGTTGTCGGGGGATCTCTTATCCGGGGCATCCTCCGCGCAGACGACAAGATCGAGATCCGCCCGGGCAGGCAGACTCAGGTGGAGAACCGCATCAAGTGGGTTCCCATCAAGACTACGATAACCACCATCAACGCTGGTTCAAAAGTTGTTGAAACGGCAACTCCCGGAGGGCTCCTTGGCGTCGGGACCAAGCTCGATCCCGCGCTCACGAAAAGCGATGCCCTTGCCGGCCAGGTGCTGGGCCACGAGGGTAAACTTCCCCCGGTCTGGGACAAGATCCGGTGCAGCGTCACCCTGATGGAACGTGTTGTCGGCGCAACAAGCGAGCTTGTCATCGAGCCACTGAAACATTCCGAACCACTGATGCTCTCTGTCGGGACTGCAGTGACTGTGGGCGTCGTGACGAATACCAAGAAAGATTATGTGGAAATCGCTCTAAAGCGACCCGTATGCGCAGAGGTGGGTTCACGGATAGCCATGAGCCGACAGGTGGGAGCACGCTGGCGGTTAATCGGGATGGGTGTGCTGGGCGAGTGA
- a CDS encoding nucleotide-binding protein produces the protein MKVLLDANALMMPAQFQIDLFDELRMLLGSFEPVVLSGVLRELLGLSRAKGRDGAAARLGLTIGEKCTIAESNEMESVSIDAQVIEYATRNSCLVVTNDRRVREALFARGIGVVSLRKQKKLEILRR, from the coding sequence GTGAAGGTTCTTCTGGATGCCAATGCGCTGATGATGCCGGCGCAGTTCCAGATAGATCTTTTCGACGAGCTCCGTATGCTTCTGGGTTCTTTTGAACCCGTTGTTCTCTCCGGAGTCCTGCGGGAGCTTTTGGGGCTCTCGCGGGCAAAGGGGAGAGACGGGGCAGCAGCACGCCTTGGCCTGACTATTGGTGAGAAATGCACCATTGCAGAGAGCAATGAGATGGAATCGGTATCGATCGATGCACAGGTGATCGAATACGCGACCCGGAATTCCTGCCTGGTGGTCACCAATGACCGGCGCGTGAGAGAGGCGCTCTTTGCCCGGGGCATTGGCGTAGTTTCATTAAGAAAACAGAAAAAACTGGAGATATTGCGGAGGTAA
- a CDS encoding DNA-directed RNA polymerase yields the protein MYHKLLLEDKVRVPPQRLGEKLEKVILEVLQEQLEGSIDKEIGIFICVTKVLDVGEGELVPGDGGVYYDVRFEAMALRLALQEVIEGLVVETTSFGAFVSLGPIDAMLHVSQISDEYINYDEKNARLICQESKRYIGVGDVVRVRVVTLSLNEREPRDSKIGLTMRQAGLGTALWLEEEIAKEKEKGSQPATAVKERPAGKGKRKENASGE from the coding sequence ATGTATCATAAACTACTTCTTGAGGATAAGGTGCGGGTTCCCCCCCAGCGTCTTGGGGAGAAACTCGAAAAAGTGATTCTTGAGGTCCTGCAGGAGCAGCTCGAGGGCAGCATTGATAAAGAGATTGGGATCTTCATCTGCGTGACAAAAGTGCTCGATGTCGGCGAGGGCGAACTCGTTCCCGGCGACGGTGGCGTGTATTACGATGTCCGGTTTGAAGCAATGGCGCTCAGGCTTGCCCTCCAGGAGGTTATCGAGGGCCTGGTTGTCGAAACAACCAGTTTCGGTGCATTCGTCAGCCTCGGGCCTATCGATGCAATGCTGCACGTGAGCCAGATCTCCGACGAGTACATCAACTACGATGAGAAGAATGCCCGCCTCATCTGCCAGGAATCCAAACGCTACATCGGTGTCGGGGACGTTGTCCGGGTCCGCGTGGTTACCCTCTCGTTAAACGAACGCGAACCGCGGGATAGCAAGATCGGCCTCACCATGCGCCAGGCAGGTCTTGGCACGGCCCTCTGGCTTGAGGAAGAGATCGCAAAGGAGAAAGAGAAAGGCAGCCAGCCTGCCACTGCCGTAAAGGAACGGCCAGCAGGAAAGGGAAAGAGGAAGGAGAATGCCTCCGGCGAATAA